In Bernardetia litoralis DSM 6794, the genomic window GGCAGACGTTCAAATTATCCTTTTGCAGAAATAAATGATTCTCAAACTGAAAAATGGATGGTAAATTATTCAGAACAAACTTCTATTCCTTCATCAAACATCGATGAATATAGTGAGTATGCAAATCAAACATTTGATTTTCTTTTTCTCACTTGATGGGTTTATTTTCAAGTTTTATTAGCTTATCAACCATCATCTTTGAGGCTTCGCTGTCAATAAGGTTTTTTTGCTAATAGTTCTGCAACTAAGCATTTCTGTACTAAACTACTTTTATAAACATATCCTGTAAATTAGGTTACAAATTAGAGTAATTCAATCCTTTCTCCACAGCATTTCTAATCAAACTAGATTTATGATTAATGTAATACTGAAAAAGTTCAAATTTTTCTTTGTAGTTTGAACTCGTTAATAACATAATGCCTTGTGCTATAGTCATTTCTGAAACATCATTTCGTTTCAAGAAAGAGATGTAAGCGTTTATATTTATTTCATTTTTATCAGGCTGTTCCCATATTCCTACTTCTAAAGCACGAATAATTTCACTATTAAGTTCATCTGAATTATTATTTTTAACTAAATTAGAAATTAGAGTATTCATAAGAAATGAAACTCCTAGCTTTGTATGTCTTTCATACTCAAAAAAATCATGAGCAAATCTAGCACCATCAATTTTGTTCTCTAGATTTTCCTCTTCAAGAAGGTTATTGATTCTTCTAAGAGAATATCTTTCCTCAAAACTCAATTTGTAATAATCTGTATTTGTCATATTTTCAAATTTAATATTATTAAACCAAAAATACGATTTATCCAATCAAAAAATCGAACAAACCGTATTTTATCATTTGTACTTCCTCTCTGCCGTTGTCGGTGTCTCACCGACGACTGGTTAAATTAAAAATTAAGTTTCAAACCGACTAAGAAATTACGCCCAGCCTGTGGATAGAAATAATTTTGACGAGTAGTTTCTCCTCCATAAATATATCCATAGGTATAACCATTGCTTTCGTATTCTTCACTTAAAATATTATTTACAAGCAGATTAACCTCTATATTTTTGAAATATTTATAGGAAAAGTTATAAACCAATTGTAAATCATTTACAAAATAAGCATCTAATTTTCTTGTGTCTGTGCTTGTGTTATCCAAAAATTGCTCACTTACATATTTTGATAAAAGATTGATAGAAAAACCATCAACAGGATGAAAACTAAATGTATTTGCAGCAATAATTGAAGGCGAAAAAGCAATATCTGTTTCTCCATAATTGATTTCTACTTGTCCTCCATTGTCATAATCATCCAAATATTCTGAAAAGGCTTTGATTTTATTTTGACTAAAAGTAGCATTTGCCGACCAAGAAAACTTTTTGCTAAAGTCATAATTTGCCACAATTTCCACTCCTGTACGAGAACTTTTATCTACATTCTGACGAGTATAAGAACCAACATCATTTACTTGACCAGTCAAAATAAGTTGGTCTGTATAACTCATCAAATAATAATTTGCTGATAAAGTAAGTTTTTCAAAACGACCATTCCAGCCCAATTCTATGTTATCCAAACGTTCGGCATCTGGGCGAGTAGTTGGCGTAGATTCTGTAAAATCATCACGATTTGGCTCTCTGTTGGCTCTAGCCCAAGAACCATAAAAACGATGATTATCTAATTTGTAAGTCAAACCAAATTTTGGATTAAAAAACGAAAGACTTGCATTTTGTTCTATGTTACTCAAATCATTATCAAAGCCTAAAAAGTCATAATCAATACTTCTGATTTGAAGGTCAGCAAATGCAAAAAGATTTTCTACTACTTGATAATTTACTTTTGCAAATACATTAAAATCTTTTTTAGTTGCATCATTGTCATAATATTTTTGACGAATAGAGCTATTTGAAGCATATTGCGCCCAAATAATTTCTCCATAATGTCCACCTTCATAAATATTATATCCACCTCCAATAATTGCAGTCAAAGTAGATTCATTGCCTTTTGTTTGGCTACTTTCATAATTTAGATTAAAAACAGTTCCATAAAAATGATTGTCCAACCAACGACGACGAATCAAATCAGTTGTGTTGATGGTAACAGAATCATTAAATACGATTTCTTCCAAACCATAATCAGAAAAATCTTCATCAGATTTGAATTGCTCAAAATATCCTTTTCCTCTAGTATAGTGTAATGCTATATTTGCCGTTAGATTCTGATTAATTTTTTGGTCAAAAATAAATTGATAATGGTCTTGTCCATAATTGTCAATTTCATTATCGTACCCTGCAAGCTCGTTATAAGTACGGTTTCCTTCGTCTAAAATTTCTTGTGGAACACCATTCCACGCCTGAAAAGTTTGTTCTCTTCCTCCAAACATATTAAGTTTGATACTCGTTCCGACTTTATTTTGATAAACACCAGAAACAAAATAGGATTTCAAATCTGAAAAGGCTTCATCAATAAATCCATCAGAAGTAATTTTTGAAAGACGACCCGAAAATTTAATTCTATCTTTTAAAAGTCCTGTATGAAACTGCACATTATGACGAAAAGTATTAAATGAACCGAAAGAATTGCTAATTTCTGCACCTGCTTCATCTTGTGGCTCTTGGGTTGCAATATTTACAGAAGCACCAAAAGCACCTGCACCATTTACAGAAGTTCCAACTCCTCTTTGAATCTGAACAGAACTAGCCGAACTAGCAAAATCAGGCATATTTACCCAAAATGTTCCTTGTGATTCTGCATCATTCATAGGGATTCCATTTACAGTTACGTTTGTGCGTGTTGCATCACTACCACGGATTCGCATACCTGTATAACCTACACCTGCACCAGCATCAGATGTACTCACAACCGAAGGTGTATATTGCAATAAAATAGGCAAATCTTGCCCTAAGTTACGTTTTTCGATTTCTTTTTCATTGAGTTCGGTAAGTGTAACAGGATATTCTCGGTACGATTTGATGACAATTTCAGAAAGCGTTTTGCCAGATGGCAAAACAATATCAAGAACAGTATTAGCACTTAAATCAATCGCCTTTTCTGTGGTCTGATAGCCGATATAAGAAACTTTCAAGGTATATTCTCCTACTTGAGAAGAGAGATTTGAAATGCTAAATTCTCCGTTTAGATTAGTAATTGTTCCTTTACTAAAACTTCCATTGTTGAAGTTTAAAAGAACAGTTGCACCAATTAAATTTTCTCCTTTTGTATCTTTTACAGTTCCACTAATGGAATAGGTGTCTGTATTTTGAGCAAAAGAAAAAGTAGAGAATGAGAAAGAAAATAGGAGAGAAAAAGCAAAAACCAAATATAGGCTTAAGGATAAATTTTTCATAATTTCCGTTTTGTTTTAGTGTTTTTTATAGAAAAAATAAAACGGAAAGGAGATTTAGCAAACTAAACCCTAAGGGTTTTCAGAAACCCTTTGGAAAAGTAGGGTTTGAAAACACCAACAATAAAATGAGGAGCGAATCCCTACGCTTGCATTACCAAGTTCAGGTTCATCTACAAAATTTTGTATAGGGTATAATCTCAGCCTTTGATTTTCATCATCAGCACCCCTTTCGCATCGCAAAGGTAAGTCAATTTTTAAGATAGATGCAAATAAAAAGGAATAAAATTATGTTGTGGGCTGTTGTAGAATGAATTAGCTCATAAAAATGATTCTAATTTTTTATAGAAGTTGTTTAAGAATAGGTATCTAGCGCAAGATTCTATCTTGTGCTTATCCTTTTGCAAGCATATGCTTGCGAAAAAGAGTGTCCAATCAAAATGCTTGAACGAGGAATGTAGTTTTTAGAGCGAAAAAAGTTTATTTTTTATAATTCTTAAACAACTTCAGAGTATTTTTTTATATCATCTAAACAAAATATGCTTTATTTTTGTCTAAGAATATGAAAAAATATTAACTGACTTTAATTTATAAAAAATGTCTTTTCCTCTCATAAAAGTTTGTGGAATGCGTGATGTTCAAAATATTGAGCAAATAGCTTCCCTTTGTCCTGATTTTTTAGGCTTTATCTTTTACCCTCGTTCGAAGCGTTATGTTCGTCAATCGGATTTGAGTACTGAAGATTTAGATAAGTTATTGCCTAAAAATTTGCCTACTTCTATCAAACGAGTGGGGGTTTTTGTGGAATCTCCAAATGTTGAAGTAGAAAAAATTGTGAAGCAATGGAAATTAGATTTTGTACAACTTCATGGAAATGAGTCGCCTATTTTTTGTAAAAAATTAAAAGGCAAAGGAATCAAAATTATCAAAGTTTTTTCGATAGGAAAAGAAGGGATTTCTATTCCTATGATGCGTGAATATGAGGATTTTGTAGATTATTTTTTGTTTGATACCCAAACACCAGAATATGGAGGAAGTGGAAATAAATTTGATTGGGACACGCTTAAAACATACAATTTAGAAACTCCTTTTATGCTAAGTGGAGGAATTTCTTTAGAAGATGTTGAAAAATTGAAAGGCTATATTCATCACAAATGTATCGGTTTTGATGTCAATAGTAAATTCGAAAGTACGCCTGCTTACAAAAATCCTGTTTTGGTAGAAGAGTTTATAAACTTAATGAAAGAATAAAATTTGGCTTAAAATTTAATTAATGTTTTTTAATAAATAATTAGAAAATAACTGGGTGATTATTTTACGATTTGGGTATTAACTAATAAAAACGTCCTGTAATTAATTTCAAAATTAAATTTTAACCAACTATGAAAAAGTATTTTTTAACTCTTGTAGCTCTATTTTTTGTTACCTTTCTTGCTAATGCACAAAGCACAGAAACAGCACCAGCTAAAGTAATTGCTGTTGTTTTTCATGCTGATTGGTGTCCTTATTGTGTCAAACTTTCTGATAAAATTGAAAGTATAAAAGCTGATGTAGATTTGTCAAATGTAGAATTTATTGAATTTGACTTTACAGATAAAAAAACTAAAAAAGCTACTGAAGCTTTTGCAAGTGAGAAAAATGTACAAACAGTATTAGAAAACAATCAAGGTACAGGTTTTTTAGTATTAATTGATGCTGAAACAAAAGAAGAATTAGTTAAAATCACTGGAAAAGACAGCGAAAAAACAATCAAAGAATCTTTTGAGAAATATGTAAACTAAAAAATACTCTATATCCCTTGTATCTCCCCTTTATTAAAAGTATTCATCGTTATGGTGAATACTTTTTTTAGTTAAAAACTTTATACAACCGAATTGTTGTGCTGTCTGTTGCTTGTTTTTGCCAAAGGTCATAACTTTCAGAAAAATTTAAACCTAAATATTGACTGTGTTCTACATACAAAAAAGGTTCTGAAAGTGTTGGTTCTTTCCATTCTTTTACTAATTGATATTTTTGAGCATACTTATTTCTTATGGAATAACTATTTTTTTTGTCTTGCATAATCGTTTCTGCTTCCAAACAATCACCAGCCAAAACACAATAATCATCTGTCAGAATATAGATAACTGAATCTGAAATAAGATTTTTTGTATCAAAATTTTGAGGTAAAATCTCATAATTAATCTTTTCATTCTCTAAAAATGGAACAGGTTGTAATGTCCCTTTTAGATAGATTTTTGTAATTTTATTTTCTTGTAAATAGCTTATTGTTTCTTGATATGAAGTGTCAGAATAAGAATAAATATGAGCCATTACAAGCCAACAATTATAAAATATTCCTAAAAAAAGCAACCATTTACCACTCTTATTCAAAAGTTCTCCAAACAAAAACGCCCAAGCAGAAAGAGCATAAGCAAGCATCAAAACTAAAATCCAAATGCGAGGAGCTTTTTCTAAAAACAGAGTAGGAATGGCAATAGAAGCTAAAAATAAAAACCAAAAAATAATTTTCTGATTGATTAATTCATTCCAGTCAAAGGAAAAAATCGGTGTATTTTCTTTGTTATTATTTTCATTGCGCTTCAAAAATGTCTTAATTATAGAAAAAATAACCATTCCCATTCCTATCCAAATTAAAGGATTTTCAAAATAGAAAATGTATTTAAAATAATAAAGTAAATCAAACTCTACCCAAGATTCTCCTGTAACTTCTCGTTGGTGCGCTTCAAAAATAAGATAATACAAATTTCCTAAATAGGCTGTCCATTTTCCTAAAAAAAACTGTCCTATTAAAGTCCAAAAACCAACAAAAATAATATTTATTCCACCAAAAATAATTGTTTTTTTTATAAAATCAAGAATGGAATTATTATAAAATAAATAACCAAATACAAAAGGTAAAATTAAAATAGATTTATAATTGAAACCAAAAGCAATAGCAAAATAAATGCTCAAATAGATTATAGATTTATGTTTTTTATTTTTGAAAGTTAGCTTTTGAAGTTGATTCAAAGTAAGAAAAATAAAAAGCAAACTACCATTATCGATAGTCAGACAACGCCCAGAATAGACCAACAAAGGCGAACTTCCCACAAAAATAGCTAAGAAAAAAGCTGCTGTTGCTGAAAATTTCCATTCTTTTTTTAGAATAAAACACAAAAGTAAAATAGCTGTAATTTGTAAAATAGCTTCTCCATAAACAATGTTTATAAAATTATTTTGAAATACAACGTAAAATAAAGCATCAAAACTATGTAAAAAAGGTGCAGCGTGATGAAACAGCATTGAAAAATCACCTTCTATTATTTTTTTTGCTGCCAAAAAATTAGTTACAGCATCATAATCATGTAAGCCTAATTCGGACAAACGAAAAAAACGAAGCAAGAATAAAAAAATGAAAGCAGCAATAAGCCAAAAATGATTTTTGTAATTAGTATTCATTGAAATTAAAACAGAAAAAAATACGTATTATTTTGAAATAATTTTTAAAACCTCTTCTTTTTGAGGAAAATCTGGAATGTTTATAATAGCAGAATGTAATCCTAAAATCCCTAATTGACTCTCTATAATAGCTAATTTTTCGAAACTTAATGGAGATATTATTTCTGCAATTTGTTTAGATTTTTCAAACTTTTTTGTACTTAATTCTATTTTTTCTCCAAAATTGGAATGTAAAAATGCAGCTTCTACATATTTATCCAAATAAAAATCAAATTTATCTTTTACAGGAATTAATTCACCATTTTCAAGCAATAAATATTCTTTTGCTTCTTTTGAAAGAGCCACTCTATTAAAACGCATCAAAATGGTTAGTCGTTGAGCTTCTTCTTTTGATTCGTTTTCTGGTAGTGTAGCAATTATTTTTTCTATTTCTCTAAGCCCTTTTTTATTTTTTATTATTGCTATTTTATTATATTCTAACTGTGTTAGTTGAGCTATTTTTTTAATATATGTATTTTGTTTCTCTTCTTTTGATTTTTTTAAGTTGTTTATACTTACTACTTTTTGAGCTTCTTGATACGATGCTTCAGCTTTTTTTTGAGTAGTTTCAGAGGCTTTTGGAGTATCAAACTCTATTTCATTTTCCAAAAATTGACTACTTTCTATTGTTATAGTTTTATCAATTTCTGATTCTTCTTTTTTTTGATTTTCTTCGATGGCTTCTTTATTTTTTTCTTTTTTATTATCACAACTTAAAAATAAAGATGTAGAAAAAATGATAAAAAATAAAAATGGTAGTACAGAATATTTTTTGAATAAGGTTTGCATAAAATTTGCATAAAAATGAATGAGAGTATAAGTAAAAAGTAAAGATAATAAAAAAGCATATTCTGATAAAAGAATATGCTTTTTTAAAGACCAATTAGAGCTTATTTTAAGGTTTTATTTTTCTGTAAGAGCAGAAAATACAGCATTTAGGTTTTGAGTTCCTCTTAGTTTTTCTAAATTATCATTAGGCATGTCTGGACGAAATAGCTCACCAATTTTATTTCCTACAAGTGAGTTGAGGTCTGTACCAGCAAATTTTTTGGCTACTTCTTCAGTTTTTTGGCGAGTAATGGTAGCCTCTTGTGTATATTTTTTCATCATTTTTTCATCTTCAGGATTCATAGATGCTTTTTGAGGAATCACTTTTATTGTTACTTCAGCTAAATCAGTATGAATAAAAGTACGCAAAGCAATAGATATCATACTTGCTTTAACAACATCTTCTATTTGTGCTTCGTCAGCACTTGCCGAAACGGGAGGTGAAATACGAATTTGTGTATCTGATACTTTCTCGTAGGTATTATTATCTGTGGTATAATCTCCCAAATCTATAATCATTTCATCAAGATTAGTAAATTTTGTAGGAGCTTCTTGGTCAGTATTTACTGTTTCTTCAGTAATTTCTTTTGAAATATCCTCAGTAGTTTCTTCAGTAGTCGTTTCGGAACTTGCACAAGAAGAAAGTGTTCCAACTGAAAAGAGCAAAGAAAAAATAAGAAAATACGAGTATAAAGAATTAATTTTCATATAAAAAGTTAGGTTTGTTGAGGGTAAGTTGATTATTAAAATTAGTGTGTTTTATTAATTAATTATGTTTATTTGTAATTATCAAGGTATAAAAAAAGGGGCTAAATTTTTATTAAAAAGCATAACCTAAATTTACACCAATACGTGGAAAAAGACCAGCAATAGGAATAGGTATTTTTTCTTCTACAACGTCATCATTTTGATATTTGATATTAACTTTACTTAAATTGTACCAAAAACCACCTAATCCACCAAAAACATCAATTGAAAATTGGTCATTTATCAAAAAATTATAACCTGTCATTATTCCTAATCCATAATTATTAAATTTTGCATTTGCATATCCACTCGTTTCATCTGTGCCACCATTTACTGAAATATCCAATTCCATTCGTGCATAATTTGCATACGAACCAATATAAAAACCTTTTAATGCTTGTTCACTGATATAATAACGATATTCAGGCATAAATCCCCAGCTCGTCAGTTCTAATTCTCCACCTACTTCTGAGCCATTGCTTGTTTCATAATCAAATTTATCAAAACTTAAATTGGAACGACTAACTAATAAACTTAAAGATGAATGTTCTGTAATGGCAACCTCCAACCCTAGTGTATAACGCCCCAAAATAGGATTTAATGGGTTTGTTTTGATGATTACTTGTTGTGCTAGACTCATTTGAAAAAATGTAAGGCAAAGCAAAGTAAAAAAAAGTTTTTTCATTATATTTCAATTTAATTTATTTTTAGATTTTTTCTGAATCAGATTTAAGCAATAATCAAACCCAATAGCTGAAAATAATAATAGAAGAGTATCTGCTTGTAATAAATAACGCATTTCTACTTGTCTAATAACAGAAGTGATAAAAAAGTACATAAATAGAATGAAAAATGAAATAGGTAAAGTATTTTTTTGTTTTATAGAAAGTATAAATAAGGTTGTAAAACCTACTAAAATTAAAAAAGTACGATAATTAAATAATAATTCTATTATTATATTTTTTGTTTTTACAGACAAATTTTTTGATAAATTATCATTTGACTTAGAAGAGGAATATTTAGAATCACTAATAGAAGTTTTAAAAAAAGATTTATATAGATTTTTGGATGGAACAGAAATATAATATTTTACAGGATTATTACTTTTATAAGTATAAAAAAGACTGTCATAAAGCCTAGCAACTTCCTTTGTACAATCTTTGTTTGTTGGTAAAGGAGGCTGCTTTTGCCATAACCTAAATGAACTACCACATTGCATAGATTGATTCATAATATCATAAATTCGATTTTCATCTTTTTGAGTCGGTGCAACATCGGAAGGCAAATAAATAGGTTTTCCCTTTTCAACTATATTATTTTTGTCGTACATATATTCAAGTACATAATTGGCTGAATCTGTCCAAGCATACAACCACTGACGAGAATTAATCATATCCAAATTAAATGTATTATAGCCAGATGTAACGGTTTTTATCCAGATTACTCGCCCTGTTGTGATGTAATTCCGAATTGGCCAAAGAGAATAAAGACTTCCAAAAACAAGACTTGAGACAAGTGTCCATTTTAAAAATTCTTTAAAATCTTTTGAAAAAATAATATAACCAATTCCAGCTGAAACTATCAAAATACCTAGATATTCTCTAGTATAAAAACATAAAGCAATAAAAACACTCAGATAGACAGGATACCAATTATTTCTTTTTAGATTATAGATTAAATAAAAGAAGATAATAGTCAAAGAAGTTGCAATAGATTCTGTAAAAACAGGAGTTATCCAAATGATTGTAAAAGGATAAAAAACATATAAAAAAGTACCAATATAAGCTGCATTGATTGTACTTATTCTTTTTAAGGTAAAAAATAAACTACTAATAGCTAAAATTTCAATGATGGCTTGAGAATGAGCTAAAGCTAAATAAACATATTTTTCCCCAAAAATAATATAGTGTAAACCATAAAAAAGTGGATAAGCTGGCAGTCTACCAAAATAAGCATCTGGATTAGTCAAATCAAAAGAATAGATTCCTTTATGCCATAGGTTTAGAAATGCTTGTGTATAAGACAATGAATCTCCAAAATAAAAGGGATTCGGATAATAGATATATGCTCCCCACCAAATAAAAGTTAAACGCAAAATTAAACCACAAAAGAGAAGACTATATAGCCATCTATTTTTTAAAAAATGATTTTTGAGTGATTCTAACATGAAATTATCCTAAAATGATATTTGTTTTGATAAGTTTTATAGAAATAGCTAGAAGAATAATGCCAAAAACTTTGCGTAAAACAGCTTTTCCTGTTGCACCTAATTTTTTATCAATCCATTTTGAAGCACGCAAAACAGCATAAATAACTATTAAATTGATTAAAACACTAATCAAAACACTTGCTTGAGAATATTCGGCACGAAGCGAAATTAGTGTTGTCATTGTTCCTGCACCTGCAATAAGTGGAAAAGCCAAAGGAACAACCGTAGAATGGCTTGTTTCTGGGTCTGATTTAAAAAAATCTATTCCCAAAACCATTTCTAAACCAAGCAGAAACATAATCAAACCACCTGCAATAGCAAATGAAGCAACATCAAGACCAAAAAGAGATAAAATCTCTTGTCCTAAAAATAAAAATGCCACCATCAAAATACCTGAAACAATTGTTGCTTGTAAGGCTTTGAGTTCTCCATTATTTTTTTTGCGCAAATCAATAATAATAGGAATTGAACCCAAAATATCAATGACAGAAAATAAAATAAGGGAGACAGAAGCAATGTCTTTAAAATTAAAT contains:
- a CDS encoding DUF3575 domain-containing protein → MKKLFFTLLCLTFFQMSLAQQVIIKTNPLNPILGRYTLGLEVAITEHSSLSLLVSRSNLSFDKFDYETSNGSEVGGELELTSWGFMPEYRYYISEQALKGFYIGSYANYARMELDISVNGGTDETSGYANAKFNNYGLGIMTGYNFLINDQFSIDVFGGLGGFWYNLSKVNIKYQNDDVVEEKIPIPIAGLFPRIGVNLGYAF
- a CDS encoding MarC family protein; its protein translation is MEFNFKDIASVSLILFSVIDILGSIPIIIDLRKKNNGELKALQATIVSGILMVAFLFLGQEILSLFGLDVASFAIAGGLIMFLLGLEMVLGIDFFKSDPETSHSTVVPLAFPLIAGAGTMTTLISLRAEYSQASVLISVLINLIVIYAVLRASKWIDKKLGATGKAVLRKVFGIILLAISIKLIKTNIILG
- a CDS encoding TonB-dependent receptor, which encodes MKNLSLSLYLVFAFSLLFSFSFSTFSFAQNTDTYSISGTVKDTKGENLIGATVLLNFNNGSFSKGTITNLNGEFSISNLSSQVGEYTLKVSYIGYQTTEKAIDLSANTVLDIVLPSGKTLSEIVIKSYREYPVTLTELNEKEIEKRNLGQDLPILLQYTPSVVSTSDAGAGVGYTGMRIRGSDATRTNVTVNGIPMNDAESQGTFWVNMPDFASSASSVQIQRGVGTSVNGAGAFGASVNIATQEPQDEAGAEISNSFGSFNTFRHNVQFHTGLLKDRIKFSGRLSKITSDGFIDEAFSDLKSYFVSGVYQNKVGTSIKLNMFGGREQTFQAWNGVPQEILDEGNRTYNELAGYDNEIDNYGQDHYQFIFDQKINQNLTANIALHYTRGKGYFEQFKSDEDFSDYGLEEIVFNDSVTINTTDLIRRRWLDNHFYGTVFNLNYESSQTKGNESTLTAIIGGGYNIYEGGHYGEIIWAQYASNSSIRQKYYDNDATKKDFNVFAKVNYQVVENLFAFADLQIRSIDYDFLGFDNDLSNIEQNASLSFFNPKFGLTYKLDNHRFYGSWARANREPNRDDFTESTPTTRPDAERLDNIELGWNGRFEKLTLSANYYLMSYTDQLILTGQVNDVGSYTRQNVDKSSRTGVEIVANYDFSKKFSWSANATFSQNKIKAFSEYLDDYDNGGQVEINYGETDIAFSPSIIAANTFSFHPVDGFSINLLSKYVSEQFLDNTSTDTRKLDAYFVNDLQLVYNFSYKYFKNIEVNLLVNNILSEEYESNGYTYGYIYGGETTRQNYFYPQAGRNFLVGLKLNF
- a CDS encoding glycosyltransferase family 39 protein — its product is MRLTFIWWGAYIYYPNPFYFGDSLSYTQAFLNLWHKGIYSFDLTNPDAYFGRLPAYPLFYGLHYIIFGEKYVYLALAHSQAIIEILAISSLFFTLKRISTINAAYIGTFLYVFYPFTIIWITPVFTESIATSLTIIFFYLIYNLKRNNWYPVYLSVFIALCFYTREYLGILIVSAGIGYIIFSKDFKEFLKWTLVSSLVFGSLYSLWPIRNYITTGRVIWIKTVTSGYNTFNLDMINSRQWLYAWTDSANYVLEYMYDKNNIVEKGKPIYLPSDVAPTQKDENRIYDIMNQSMQCGSSFRLWQKQPPLPTNKDCTKEVARLYDSLFYTYKSNNPVKYYISVPSKNLYKSFFKTSISDSKYSSSKSNDNLSKNLSVKTKNIIIELLFNYRTFLILVGFTTLFILSIKQKNTLPISFFILFMYFFITSVIRQVEMRYLLQADTLLLLFSAIGFDYCLNLIQKKSKNKLN
- a CDS encoding phosphoribosylanthranilate isomerase; the encoded protein is MSFPLIKVCGMRDVQNIEQIASLCPDFLGFIFYPRSKRYVRQSDLSTEDLDKLLPKNLPTSIKRVGVFVESPNVEVEKIVKQWKLDFVQLHGNESPIFCKKLKGKGIKIIKVFSIGKEGISIPMMREYEDFVDYFLFDTQTPEYGGSGNKFDWDTLKTYNLETPFMLSGGISLEDVEKLKGYIHHKCIGFDVNSKFESTPAYKNPVLVEEFINLMKE
- a CDS encoding thioredoxin fold domain-containing protein; protein product: MKKYFLTLVALFFVTFLANAQSTETAPAKVIAVVFHADWCPYCVKLSDKIESIKADVDLSNVEFIEFDFTDKKTKKATEAFASEKNVQTVLENNQGTGFLVLIDAETKEELVKITGKDSEKTIKESFEKYVN